AAATACGTTACAGAGGAAAAAAGTACAAAAGATATTTCAAGATACTGCCAATTAAGAATTAaccagtagggcttccctggtggcacagtggttaagaatcctcctgccaatgcagggggcactggttcgagccctggtccaggaagatcccacacgccgcggagcaactaagtccgtgcgccacaactactgagcctgcgctctagagcctgggagccacagctactgagcccacacgcctagagcccgtgctccacaagagaagccaccgcaatgagaagcccgcgcaccgcaacgaagacccaacgcagccaataaataaataaataaataaaaattttaaaaaagaataaaaagaattgaccaataaacttaaaaaagcaaacataaaattctacgcagaagaaaagagaacatgTAATAAGCATTTCTCATCTAGCCGGAGAGAAAGCTCCCGTTCACCACTGAGATCAGGGTGGGAAACCTTTACGCGGCCTCGGCCCTGGCGCCCCCACCAGAGCCTTACCTTCAGGTACCACCGGAAGTCCTCGCCCACTGGCCGGAGGTTGGTGACATTCTCCAGCGTGGCTTTGAGCTGCAGCGCGATTTTCTGAGAGGAGGAGCAGAAGAAGGAGGGGCGCCAGGACGACAGCGTCAACAGCGCCCGGGCAGCCCCGCGCCTAGCCCCTGTCCGGCcccgcccctctcctcccctcccggCATGAGCTGCGCCTCCCCGCCCCTTCTTAGCGCGAGCccactcccctccttccctcctggcgCGAGCACCTGCCTCCCAGGTTCTCGCcacctcccagcctctgccccgGCGGCGGCTCGCCTCCGCTTACCCCCATAGCGACCCGGCTCAGCCAGCGCTGGCTACGGCCACTGCTTTCCGGCCCGTCGTAAACGGCGGGCGCCGCTTGCGCACCCTCGCTGCGGCTATGGGCGGGGCGCGGAGTCGCGGGGCGGGTCTCAGCGCGCCGGGGCTTCACCCGCACACCTGGCTTTTTCTCCTAGGCAAAGGGATCCTGTGGAGGTAGGCTGAGTCCGCAACTAGCCAGTGCTCGGACCCGCGGAAGGCTGCCTCCAGCAATCGGTAATTCCAGATATTTACTGAACGCCATGCTAGTCTGAGGGATACCGCAGCTAACAAGACAGTCCTGCACGAAACCTCTGCGGGGTCCGCTTCCTGCCCTTCAGACTCTGCCTTCCCTCACCCAACCTCGCGCTTGGTCCCTGCCTGCCCTTGGAGGCTTTTTAGATCACGTCCGTTCACCCAGCCCAGGGCCGGCTTCGTAGATTTGAGAGACGGGACCTTTTTCATCTTTAaactgctccttcctctttcccccaGGGGACCTTTCAGAGGGTTGGCTCGTGTACATGTCCTTCTCACTGTGGTCGCCAAGACTGAACACTCCCTTTCAGCTGGCTCTTCTCTGGGTTCCTGGTTTATTTTCTATCATACAtttactgaacctgtgctcttgTGCAGGGCACAGCTGAGACCATACAGAAGCTGTGAGCATTATAAGGAACAGCGTGTTTGAGGCTTTTACAGCTTCCTGAGGtctagtttcttaaaaatttggaGTGACTCTTTCGGATGTCTGCTTTGCCACGAACTTACCTCATTGCCAGGTACCCTTCTGTAGCAGAGGGTGCACTGTAGCCAGGAAGCCTGACATCTCAGGTCCCAGATCTGCACCTAACTTGCTGCCCTGTAATCTTTGAAGGAGGCAAAGTAGAGTGTGTGTTGTGGAGGAACACTTGCCTAGGGGTCACCAGACTTGGGACGTGTCCCAAGTTGGCCTGTCTTGAGGGATGTTGAGCTCAGCCTGATCACCTCCCCCCAGTCAAATGAGATTTATCAAGACCTAGTTCCTTTCAGCGCCCACTGTCTGTTCAGTCAGCAATTTGCCTCACTAAGGAAGCCATGCAATTTAGCAGCAAGAAAAGTTCCTACAGATTTACCTGCTGAACAAATCCCCACACTATCTACAACAACCAGGTTGCTTCTTAATGGCCGCTggtattctgattttaaaatcaattattgGAAAATTTTTCTGAGACCAGGCATTTTATCCCTTATAATGTATTAAACCAAATATTTCCCCCCATACTGAAGTAGCTTCAGATATATCTATAAAGGtgatttaaaaaaccccaacCTCAATTATTAAGctggatgaaaaaaacaaaacccaagataCCAACAATACTATTTCACatctaaaaaattaacaatacttCATTAATACCAAATATCGTGTTTAAATTTCCTTAATGATGTCAATTTTACATTTCCTGAATCATGATCCAAATAGGGTTCAAATGTTGTATTGACTGTGTGTCTCTCAAATCTCCTTTAATATATAGGTTCTCACTCCATCTCCATTTACTTTATGTTTGCAGCTTATTTTTTGAAGAAACCAGATCCCTTGTCCTGGAGTTTCCCAGGACAAGGATATTGATTGGATTTCCACTGTATTTTTTAGCATGTTTCTCTATTCTTTTACTTCCTGTAAACTGGTAGTTATATGTATAGAGTTGATCAGATTTTTGGCAATACTTCACATAGGATGTTAGTCTTAAAAAGTAATTGAGAAGAGTGCACATGTTCGGgtctttataaaataataaaaattgcattTTGTTACGTATTTATTAAAGACAAtcatttatagtttataaaaaaaatactgcCCTGATATACACAAAAATGTCTTGATAATGGTAATTAAAAGCAGCACTCCCACCCCCCTTGTGTCCACACTAATATTCAATCTAGATTGGCTTAATCTTGAAGTGTAATCCAATAAGACTGAAGACCAAACACTTCAGGTCCTGGACAAGATAATAAAATACTCGTAAGCCTTCTGGATCCCTaaaatgcaagaagaaaaaaatgtttagaaagcTGAGAAAACTCAgcaaaaaaataccatttactaACCCAGATTATTTATGTACCAGGATATTCCTCATAGAGGTATTTACAGAattaaaactttgaaaacaaCCCAGtgtccaaaaagaagaaaaagcctatatgctatatattaaaatatattaataaatgtattaaaatgctatatattatgaggtaatttaaaatgttaaggtTTCTTCTTAATGAGGAAATGCttatattaagtggaaaaaaatcatgattaaAGTAACAGACTGTTGATCTCAATTACATTTTTTGTGCTttaaaagactatatatattttttaaagcacaggaaaaagacaagaaatacttTAAGATTAATGGTTATCTAATTGATAAGTTTACGGGCTATTTTCAcctttctacttttctgtatttcctatattttcaacaatgagcatgtattactttcAGAATTaggaaaacttattttttaattagtacTAAGCAGGACCAAGAGGCTGAAGACTACTACAGCATAACTGGGTAAGAACAAGACTGTTCACAGGAAGACAGTTATGCCCAACATGTACTAAAAGTGAGCCATATCTAACCCCAAATCCTCAAAGCACAAGAGCCAAAGAGGTTGCCAAATTCTAAGGATTCTTTGTGGTATGTAGATTCATGTCTCAACTTTATAATTTACCCTACtgacaaaatgaatttttaaatttatattctgAATAATTTCAAGTTTCACTGAAGTCAGGCTTTAAGATGTGCTATCTGAATAGCCAACACTGAGGAAGGTGTTCAGACTCATTGATTCTACAGTTTATTTCCAGCACTTGTTTCTTCGTGTTTCATTTCTGTTCTgggcagattcttacccacttTGGCTGCTCTTACGgcattactctgtgtgtgtgtcactgAGAAGCTCTTATTAGCAATGATTGACtaaaacaccaaaagcaaaaggagCAAGCCcttgaaaatatataatttggaGTCTCTCTATTGAGGGGGACAAAGGTGACCAATTCTGTCTTACATTTGTACCAGATCTTACCATAACGGTCCCAATTTGGTTAAGGGTTTCATATCAACCTGCTCTAACAGACACATCTGGATATAAGGATCATGGATACTTACTTGGATTGATTGACATCAATAAGGGAACCAATTTTTGATGTTGTAAAAGAAATATGTTCATCTCCAATGACAATTTCAAGCTCCTAGAAACATGAAATGTCAAGCTGAATTGAATTTTTCATCAGTCACACAGCAGAAGGGTTCATCATCTGCCAAATCATACAAACTCTAATACAGTTGGCCACATTACCAAGACCATTTCAATCTGAGCCCTAAACTGTACTAGGTACTAGAAACAAAGAGATAAATAATTGGTATGAGATAAATACTGGATTAGCCCTTGAGTAGCTTATACTCTTTGAGGAAGTTGTGCGTGTGAGGCTCCACCATTTAGAAGAATTTGCATCATGCTTTGTATAGGAGTTTTCATTGTTAACAATGTGGAGTAACATGTATAAATCTGTTTTATGAATACCAAGAATCTAACTTTTCTGGGCAACATGGGACAAGGAAAAGAATTCCAGACCCTGAGCAGATCCCAgctttgtcacttactagctgtatgccCTTGGGTCTGAATTTCTAAAGAGTGAAACAAGTactataatcttaaaaaaaaaaaaaaaatctactgggTGGGGAATTGTGGGGGGGCCTATGGGAAAGATCAGCAAAACCAAACATCTCTGCCCTTGTGGAACTtacaatctatttttttaatatttatttatttatttatttacttttcttttttttttggctgcattgggtcttagttgcggcatgtaggctcttcactgaggcatgcaggatctgtTGCTGCAGCGCTCGAGCTCTtccttcgttgcggcacgcgggcttctctctaataGTGGCtttagctgccccgcggcatgtgggatcttagtttcccagaccagggatcgaacccgcatcccctgcactggaaggaggattctttaccactggaccaccagggaagtcccaaacttaCAATCTGTCGAGCTCTACTTCTTAACACTCAGAtttgaaaatgttaatattttatcatatttgtgtcagatttcttttttaagaaatattagaGTTTAGACCCACCTCCCACTCTattctccttcctgcctccccagAAGCTGGGGTGTATTCTTTCCACTCATGATTTTATATTAggtagtatattttttaaattttacataaatgattgtactatatgtatctttttgcatttttcattcaacaagggtgtttttttatttgttttttattgagttaacattgtttttttgttgctgttgttgtttttggccacaccacgcagcttgtgggatcttagttctctgaccagggattgaacctgggcccacggcagtgaaagcaatgagtcctaaccactggaccaccagggaattcccatattgGGTTAAAATTGGTTTaaaagtttcatgtgtacaatattatatttctacttctgtaactACTACAGTGTacccaccaccaaaaatttagtttccatctgtcaccatacagttgatcccctttacccattttgcaacaccccctccccccctcccccagccccttccctctggtaaccactactctgatTTCTCTATCTATGTGGTTTTGTTtggcttgttcatttattttgttttttgttttcaacagTTTTTGTAGGTAGATCAAGTCCATTAGTTTTAAATGCTTTAGAATATTCATTTCCCTATTGAAGCAGACTTAAGTTCCCAATTTTTGTTTCTATAAACAATGTGGCAAGGATAGCCTTCTATGCAtcttgtgtatatatgtgaaaatCTCTCTAGGAAATTCCTAGAAGGTAAACATATTTTCAGCTCTGCTAGACACTAACAAATCGTTCCCTAAATGGTTGTACCAATGTTGTTTCCACCAGTATATATGAatcccccttttctttctcatatCCTTTTTAAagcttggtgcttttttttttttttttttgaccgttCTAATAGGTCTGACATGGTATTTCACTGTTGTCCtcattttcacttttcaaataaaactgtaaatgttttcataaatttattgcCCACTTGTTTTTCCAGTTCTGGAACTGTCTATTCATAACCTTTACACATTCTGCCACTAGTttacctttttattattaatttgtagttctttatatattctggattgaAATGCTTTGCCAGTTATGTTTTGCAAATACCTTCCTCTAACCTGTGGCTTATCTTTCAATTTTATCTTGATATCTTTACATAAAAAGAAGTTTCAAATTTAAAGAAGTCAAATTTACTAATCTTTTCCCTTGAGGAGTTTAAAAAACTTCTCTACCCGGAAATAATAAGAcagtctatattttcttttatgttttaaaattttgctttatttctataaatcgtctaattaaaaaatactctgtAAATATATTGCCAATCAACTTGGTATACTTTGTTAAACAGTCCATCCTTTTTCTACTAATTTGAAAGCCCACCTCTGTCATATACTGTTCCAAGTTCCAGTATATTCATGGGTTAATGTTTCTAGGTTCTCTATTCCGTCCCATTGGTTTAGTGGTCAATTCCTGAGGCAATGTCACCATACAAATGActatagttttataagaaatcttCAAAATTATCTTGGCTACTCTTGCCCCTTTGATCTTCCATGAATTTGAGGCTCCATCAGGTTTTAGGAAAAATCCTGTTGTGATTTTGATCTGAATTGGaatgaatttataaattattttggtGAAAATCGATATAACATTGAGTCTTCCCATCCataaaaatgatacatatttttaTGTCCTTCTATAAAGCCCTTTCCTATAAGTTTTATATACCTTGTTAAATTCACTCCCAAGTTCTGTATAGCTTTTGTTACTGTTATGAgtgggattttgtttttaattacactaTCCAGTAGGTTGTTGCTGGTATACAGAAGTATGCCTTGCCCACTTCACAGGACTATTGTGAATGTTGAATGAGCTAATGGAGCTGAAAATTTTATCAATCCTAAGGCAAAATACGTATATATAGTATTACTAAGATCTCATGAACATTAATTAAAAAGTTAACTTGAGTAAGTACTGAGGATGAGATTTTTTTCACTCTTCCTCAAGAGTTGGCTCATCATTCTGAGGTTAATTAGAATAAGCTTATACGAgttttcatattaatttaataaatataattattattgagCTTTTACTACACACTGGCACTATTTCAGTCACTAGAGATATAGCagtgaaaaaaaataggtaaaatccTTGTACTGAAGgagtatgcatgtgtatgtgtatgtctgttgcagtggaggagaaagagggatgCATAAGGAAAACCAAACAAGGCAATTTCAGAcaatgataaatgctatgaagacaaaaaccagatttttttttttaagtgctgggGAAAGGCATTTTAGATTGGATGGACAGGCAAGACATCACTGAGGAAGTGACATGTGAAGACCTCAATAATAAAGACAGTCTTGGATAGAATGTTCCGGGCAGCATGTAGGAAATGCAAAGGTCCTAAACTAAGAACTACCTAGGTGTATCTGAGTAACAGAAATAAGACTGGTGAGGTCTGAACACAGTGAGAGATGGTGAGAATAGCAGAAGGTAAGGtgggagtttggactttattttaaatgcagtgggaagccactggagagtTTAAAATTAGTGGAACaaacaaatttacattttaaaagattactctgGCTTCAGGAAGGAAAAATGGCCTGTACAGgacaaaagaaacaatgaaatcaATTAGAAGTCTGGATTAGGAAAGCAGCATTAAAGTGGAAAGAAGAACCTTTCCTATTAATTCAGTCAAGTATGAcagtggcttttattttttaattgccaCAATGTTTTCAGAATAAATATCTAAGCCATGAATTTAAACAGATATACTTAGTTGCTTGCATGATCTTCCATTAGATTGTTGAAATaactatgttttatttatcttcgTATCCTCACAAGGTTTTGTCCATAGTCGTTACTCAGTAAGTAATATGGGCAGCAAATACTCTGAGAAGCAAGGGAGGGATCACAAGAGGAAATTCAGGGCTGGGCTCTAGGTGGTGAGCAGCACCACTTGCTCTccccgatcctctgtgtgggattAGTGCTTCCTTAGACCAAGGTGCTGGTAATCTGCTCTGTGTAGGGCTCCATATCGCACATACATACATGAGTATATTCAGTGTCATATGCAGAGCAGTAAACCTCATCTTACTTGTAAGATTTTTGCACTGTGGGTAGTTGCTAAAACACCCACCTGCCGGCCCACTCGGTCAGGAGGAGGCCACAGAGCATCATCCTCTTTGGTAATTTCACTGTCATCAATTATTCTCTTCAGTTCCTCCATCACACTTTTATGTACATAAGCCTGAAAGCaagttaaaaaacagaatttaaattgTATCGCTAAGCAGCATTCTGACTCAGATAGtgatgaaagataaaaaaaagactattcaTGAAAACTTATTTCTGGCACCTCTGTAAGTGGGAAGACATTCCGGCTTGACCTCAGCATGTCAAGAGGACGGCAGGGTCAGAAGTGCCCAATGACTACACCTCAGTCCCCCAACTAGTTGTTTCTATTTCTTGGTATATCCTGTTCACATGGACCTACTCCTTGCCTACCTACTAATCTCACACTTGAGCCCCAAACAAAAGATCTGTGAGTAACTCTGGTTAATTTTAACTAAATGACATGCTTCTGAAGAACAGAGATAtgtcttttacattttacatattagtccacattaaaaaaaattgtgaggaTGCTGACGTGTGGGTAAGCATAATATTGATTGCTAATTAAATACAATAGCATGAGAATATACTGACTGTTAAGACATTTTCAAATGTGACAAAGTGcttaaaaggaaagaataacTTTGATGAAACCTTAATGGTGTGGTAGAAATCATGCCAAAATGGAGCACACGGACTTGACAAAGGCAGGCATAGGTCTGAATTCCTGCTCAATCTCCTACTAGGAGGGCTAACTTTGTACAAGCCCCATAATTAATATCTGGGCCTTCACTGTCTTATCTGTAAAGGGTATATAATACCACCCATCACAGAGGCTTACAATAAGGGTTAAAATAAGATCACAGATGTAATACCTAGTGTCATGCCTGGCATCTAACATGCATTCAGTGATGTTAACTGCTTTCCCATGCTCCCTTTCCCCCattcaaatgcaaattaaaagagcTCTATTGAGTGCTAGGTACCAGGGAATACATCAAACACTAAGTTAGTGGGGGAGGTAGGTTTTCTgtttttgcagatgaagcaactgaaacTTATCAAGTTCAACCAGGAagtgtgcccaaggtcacatggttaGTAAGTAGCAGATTCAGGGTTCAAACCAAGATTTGCAAGACTTCAAATGATTACCAGTTACCGATTCAGCattgttaaagaaaatataaactaaaagaaGATTTGAGAAAAACTTTAGAAGCTGTCTACAGACATGTCTATACTTCCCTATTCTTTATCTTTCAATACTACtcacagaaagaacaaaaaaaggacaaaaggCTAAACGGTAGTGAGTGGAAGGCTCTCAGAAGATACATTACCTCTTTTCTGATCATGACATCATTTTTGTAATTGCTGTTGTTGGCGTATCTCAGTTTCCCTGTGAGGGgcaaaaaacaaattcaatatataataaaaacatatatataaaggcTGCCTTAtgagtaaacaaaggatgttgccgCCATCAAGCCACCAGCCACACcactcccagctccctcccacgggtggaccctgaggggattcagggtgggggaaacaggatactggccctagatagttacgtgcatatcaaaggaatgatccCAATGAGCCAAGCATCTTCCtctacatagaaaagtgctaactTCTTTAACTTGAGCTGTCTggtatttctttaattaatagttaatagtaatattttgatcttctgactacctggttttttttgtttttttaggttttttttttttttgcacaaactcctatatatcctggctcatCCCTTACCTCTTCGGAACAGTCCCTCAAAGCTATCTGAGAGCCTgtctcccaggcttaagtcctcagaatttctgccgaataaaacataattctcaatctttaggttgtgctttttttttttcagtcgacactaTTAAATAGCCTCCCAGCCAAAAATACAGCTGACAATGAATTACAATTCTTGCAAAAGGCAGCTCAGGTGTGATAAAAGAACAGACTCTTTTGTGACTGGCAAATCATGTCTCTGCAGGTTAATGTCCTCAGCTGAAAATAGGAGTAATTGATAACTTACCTGCACACAGGGCCTTCTAAGGCTCAAAAGAGTGGtgaaaacttctgaaaactgtaaaatgctTTCTACAAATATTAACATGTGACTGTGAAACATTCTTATCTATCCCTATGATGGAAAAGCTGTGGATTTATTATTGAGCATATTTGGTATACAAGGCCCTTTGTGCATATGTGCATCTAACAGGCTAATTTGGGTATATATGGTGGATATGAAGGAGAAGATAAAAGGAAATAGAGGAGATAATTATTTCCCTATAGAGGGCACACTAAAAAGAGCCAAGTTAATTGATGCCTCACTGCACTGTCTCTCTGCCTCAAGTCTCTCTCCTTTCAGGTCATTCTCCATACAGTGGACAAAGTGATATAGTAACAGATGGATCTGATTAGGTTACTCTAATACTCTGATACTGACAATGGCTTCTCACTGCCTTCttgataaaatccaaattccttaatGTGGCTTACTGTTAAGCTGAGCCCCTTTCCAGCCTCACTCCTATAATAGTCCTCTCTCACAGAGCTGGAGTTAATCAAACTACAGCTGACCCTTAAACAACGTGGGGGTTAGGGGCGCCCACCCTCTACACAGTCGAAAATCCGAGTATAACTTAAGAGTCAGCCAGCCCTCTGCATCTGCGGTTCCTTGGTATCTATGGTTCCTTATCctagattcaaccaactgtggatcatgtagtaccATAGTATTTACTATCgaaaaaaatttgcatataaggggacccatgcagttcaaacctttGTTGTTCCAGGGTCAACTGTCTTGGTTTCTGCCTGAAACATCCTATGCACTTTTTGGGTTTTCAGCCTCCTTGCTGTTAATGCTGTCCAAAATGCCTTCTTGACTCATCTGCCTAACCAACTCCTACACATTCCTAAAGACTCACACCCCCCTTCCCCGTGTCATCTTCATCTTATGCAGGAAGCCATCTTTGACCCTCAGGATAAGTTAGGTACCTTCTTTCTGCTCCTagaatcttctgtttctttctaccGCAACACCCAATACACTGTCTTGTTATTGTTAACAAAACTTTCTCTACAATTGGGGCTTGTCAGTTCATCTTTGTGCCCCCATTTAGTGGAagttttctgtcatctttgactCCTTTTCCTTCACCATACTGGCCACGCCCCCAATCCTATCAATTGGCAAAGTCcttctggttctgcctccaacagTATCCTAAATCCTtccctcggggcttccctggtggcgcagtggttgacaatctgcctgccaatgcaggggacacgggttcgagccctggtctgggaagatcccacatgccgcggagcaactagacccgtgagccacaactactgagcctgcgcgtttggagcctgtgctccgcaacaggagaggccgcgacagtgaaaggcccgcgcaccgcgatgaagagcggcccccgcttgccgcaactagaaagccctcgcatgaaacgaagacccaacacagccaaaaataaataaattaaaaaaaaaatccttccctctacttttaCTATCACTCTAGTCCCAAACAACATCCTTTTTGTCTTAACAACTGTAACCGTCTCCCATTAAGTAGTTGCCATTCTTGCCCATTCTGCACCTAATGGTTACAATACTTTTTCAAGAACAGATTACAGCTCTGCTTAAAACTTTCCAATTGCTTCCTGCTGcacttagaaaaaaatctaaactctACCATGAACTATAAAGACTACATGGTGTGACCCCTGCATACTTATCCGACATCATCTCCTACTCTTCTCCCCAGAGTTCCGTACTCTTCAGCCACACTGGGCACCTGAAACATGCCTATCTCATCTCTGCCCTACGGCTTTGACACttgtttctccctctgcctagaatgctcttctTCCTGAGCTTCACAAGGCTGGCTCCTTCTTGGCAATCAGATCTCAGTTCAAATATCTGCTCTTCAGAGTTCTCCAATGGCCACCCTTTCTAAAAGCGGCCCACCAGCAATTATttcatcattttgttttattttctgaccACTCATCACTATCtggaatcttttttttgtttgtttacgaTCTCCCAGCACGAGGATACAAGTTCCATGAGAGAGGAAGCGTGTCCATCGTTCACTCCTGCATCCCAGAATGTGGAACAGAACCTGGCACAAGATAAGCGCTCAAgtaatgtctgttgaatgaagcATTATGGTCAAAAACGTCActaaacaggagtccctgcacaCATAGAGAAAGAACCAGTGGGGCGGACATAGGATCGTTCCTTCCAAATCAGCGTCTCACAGCCATCTGTCCCTTCCTCCTCCAGTTCGTCGTACATTCCGGACCCCCAGCCTCCCCACTCGCCCGCCCCCAGGCCTAGCCCTCGCTCCCGGGGAGCGGGATGCTTCTCTCACCGTCCGGCCGGAACTCAAACTCCAGGAATTCGTGGCCGAATTTGCCCTTGTGACCCACATAGTAACGCAGATAGAAATCACTCTCCATAGCTGGCAAAAGGCAACCAAGACCAAACTTTAATAGCACACCTCACCGCCACCGTACGCGCCCGACACTGACGTTTACGGCGGCGCGCGGAAGTGACGTCAGGCAACGGCACAGCCTGTAGCGGAGAGACCCGGTCCCTACCCCGTCCACCCGGAGGTGGGACAAGGCGGCAGCGCCCCTCCCGGCCGAACGAAGCTCCATTCCCCCGGAGGCGGGGTCTGTGCAGCCTTGCCGGCTCAGCCCGAGGCGTGAAGGGCCTGAGGCTGGTCGACCTGCCTTCTCCTGGGCTTGAGGGCGGAAGCCGTCCGTGGACTTCTGGGCCccgcggcggggggcgggggtctGGAGGCCGCGTTGCCTGACCTCGGGCTTAACACCCGGAATCCTGCGTCCCCCCAGGCTCCACCTCCATTTGGGACATCCGACTGTGTGAGTTGGAAAAGGCCCTTCACCATCTCTGGACCTAGGTCgtctcatcagtaaaatagggTTAAAGGGAGACCTCAAGGGAGAACGCAGCGCACCACGGTGAACGCGTCTAACGCAAGCTCCGACTGAACTCGGCCTGTTTAAGGATGAGCTCTAGAAATCCTCAGCGACGCTTTCCCTGAATCCACAGTGGAGCTTTTCATTTCCCTACAGCTAACTCGGCCGCACTTATcccccattttctctctttctaccttttatttcttcctttccctttctaccTCACGGGTCTCTAGATGAGGTGCTGTGAATAGGACTTAAGTTGAATATTTGATCTCCCACTCCCCAGCACAGCCTACCCAGCAGTGATTCTCAGCCCGGCCTGCGCAATCGGATCGCCTTGAAGCACCTAAAAAAATACTGGTGCTTGGGCCCTGTCCCAAACCAATTCAACCAAAATCTCCTACAGTGGACCTGTGTGTCGGtatcgttttgttttgttttgttttgttttgcagagCTCCCCAGTTGAGTCAGGATTGAGAATTACTGCCCGAGAGGCTCTTGTCTTTTCAGGCCAAACTGATTGACCTCTGTGAAGGCTTTCTGGCTATGGAAAAA
Above is a window of Balaenoptera acutorostrata chromosome 1, mBalAcu1.1, whole genome shotgun sequence DNA encoding:
- the MAGOH gene encoding protein mago nashi homolog isoform X1, whose product is MESDFYLRYYVGHKGKFGHEFLEFEFRPDGKLRYANNSNYKNDVMIRKEAYVHKSVMEELKRIIDDSEITKEDDALWPPPDRVGRQIKITTGFFLKPDGASNSWKIKGARVAKIILKISYKTIVICMVTLPQELTTKPMGRNREPRNINP
- the MAGOH gene encoding protein mago nashi homolog isoform X2 translates to MESDFYLRYYVGHKGKFGHEFLEFEFRPDGKLRYANNSNYKNDVMIRKEAYVHKSVMEELKRIIDDSEITKEDDALWPPPDRVGRQELEIVIGDEHISFTTSKIGSLIDVNQSKDPEGLRVFYYLVQDLKCLVFSLIGLHFKIKPI